The following are from one region of the Salvia hispanica cultivar TCC Black 2014 chromosome 1, UniMelb_Shisp_WGS_1.0, whole genome shotgun sequence genome:
- the LOC125201791 gene encoding serine/threonine-protein kinase WNK1-like, whose amino-acid sequence MNGGVDLDSEDSEFVEVDPTGRYGRYNEILGKGASKTVYRAFDEYEGIEVAWNQVKLYDFLQSPEDLERLYCEIHLLKTLKHKNIMKLCTSWVDTANRNINFVTEMFTSGTLRQYRLKHRRVNIRAIKHWCRQILQGLLYLHSHDPPVIHRDLKCDNIFINGNQGEVKIGDLGLAAILRKSHAACCVGTPEFMAPEVYEEEYNELVDIYSFGMCILEMVTFEYPYSECTHPAQIYKKVISGKKPEALYKVEDAEVRAFVEKCLATVSNRLSAWELLNDPFLHIDDYIYDMRPPTGYQRDYDELGPILSQHLMSTYHSTSSSLVNGCNNYLGYEPENDLDCNSVEYEGNEIELFTSHEDDHGGNVDVVIKGRRTEDDNIFLRLRIADKEGPIRNIYFPFDTETDTALCVATEMVAELDIMDQDVTEIAKMIDGEIALLVPEWRSGVGFEDSSPNNKTINRCHICTSDGSDAAGYSLQVLQCPKHGCGAVHGRFEEITYPFEGDEQQ is encoded by the exons ATGAATGGTGGTGTTGATCTTGATTCAGAAGATTCTGAGTTTGTGGAAGTTGATCCCACTGGGAGATATGGAAGG TATAATGAGATTCTTGGAAAGGGGGCTTCAAAGACTGT TTATAGAGCTTTTGATGAGTATGAAGGGATAGAGGTAGCTTGGAACCAAGTTAAGCTATATGATTTTCTGCAGAGCCCTGAGGATCTTGAAAGGCTGTATTGTGAAATACATCTTCTCAAGACTCTAAAGCACAAGAATATCATGAAGCTATGCACTTCATGGGTCGATACGGCTAACAGAAATATCAATTTCGTGACCGAAATGTTCACTTCTGGCACCCTTAGACA GTATAGGTTGAAGCATAGGAGGGTGAATATAAGAGCAATAAAGCATTGGTGTAGGCAGATTCTTCAAGGCCTACTCTATCTCCATAGCCATGATCCTCCTGTGATTCACAGAGACCTCAAGTGCGACAACATCTTCATCAACGGGAACCAAGGGGAGGTCAAGATTGGCGACCTTGGCCTTGCTGCAATCCTCAGGAAATCGCATGCTGCTTGTTGTGtag gGACACCGGAGTTCATGGCTCCAGAGGTGTACGAGGAGGAATACAATGAATTAGTTGACATTTACTCCTTTGGAATGTGCATTTTGGAAATGGTGACGTTTGAGTATCCGTATAGCGAATGCACTCACCCAGCCCAAATTTATAAGAAAGTGATCTCT GGGAAGAAACCCGAGGCTCTATACAAGGTCGAGGATGCTGAGGTTCGTGCATTTGTTGAGAAATGCCTAGCAACCGTCTCGAACAGGTTGTCTGCGTGGGAGCTTCTCAATGACCCCTTTCTTCATATAGATGATTACATTTATGACATGAGGCCACCGACAGGTTATCAGAGGGACTACGACGAGTTAGGCCCCATTTTGAGCCAACATCTTATGAGTACTTATCATAGCACCAGCAGCTCTTTAGTCAATGGCTGCAACAACTATCTTGGCTATGAGCCGGAGAATGACCTAGACTGCAACTCAGTGGAGTATGAGGGCAACGAGATCGAACTGTTCACGAGCCATGAGGACGACCACGGGGGAAATGTAGACGTGGTGATCAAAGGGAGGAGAACTGAGGACGACAACATCTTTCTTCGACTCAGGATCGCAGACAAAGAAG GCCCCATTCGCAACATCTACTTCCCGTTCGACACTGAGACCGACACAGCCCTGTGTGTGGCGACTGAGATGGTGGCGGAGCTTGACATCATGGACCAGGACGTGACTGAGATTGCCAAGATGATAGACGGTGAGATCGCCTTGTTGGTGCCCGAGTGGAGAAGCGGGGTCGGTTTTGAAGACAGCAGTCCCAACAACAAGACCATAAACCGATGTCACATCTGCACCTCAGATGGCTCCGATGCAGCAGGCTACTCCTTGCAAGTCCTTCAGTGCCCGAAACACGGATGTGGGGCCGTGCACGGACGTTTTGAAGAGATTACGTACCCCTTTGAAGGGGACGAGCAGCAGTAG